A single window of Gossypium arboreum isolate Shixiya-1 chromosome 13, ASM2569848v2, whole genome shotgun sequence DNA harbors:
- the LOC108464503 gene encoding pyruvate kinase, cytosolic isozyme-like: MANIDIDGILKELPNDGRIAKTKIVCTLGPASRSVPMIEKLLRAGMNVARFNFSHGSHEYHQETLNNLRAAMQSTGILCAVMLDTKGPEIRTGFLKDGKPVHLKEGQEITITTDYVIKGDGNMISMSYKKLAVDLKPGNTILCADGTITLTVLECDPSAGTVRCRCENTAMIGERKNVNLPGVVVDLPTLTEKDKEDILGWGVPNNIDMIALSFVRKGSDLVNVRKVLGPNAKQIQLMSKVENQEGVINFDEILRETDAFMVARGDLGMEIPVEKIFLAQKMMIYKCNLAGKPVVTATQMLESMIKSPRPTRAEATDVANAVLDGTDCVMLSGESAAGAYPELAVKIMSRICIEAESSLDYGAIFKEMIRSTPLPMSPLESLASSAVRTANKAKATLIVVLTRGGTTAKLVAKYRPAVPILSVVVPVLTTDSFDWSCSDERPARHSLIYRGLIPILAEGSAKATDAESTEVILEAAMKSATKKGLCKPGDAIVALHRIGAASVIKICVVK; this comes from the exons ATGGCGAATATAGACATTGATGGGATCTTGAAGGAGCTGCCAAATGATGGCCGTATCGCCAAAACCAAAATCGTTTGCACTCTGGGTCCGGCATCGCGATCGGTACCCATGATCGAGAAGCTGCTGAGGGCCGGCATGAACGTTGCTCGCTTCAATTTCTCCCATGGCAGCCATGAATATCACCAGGAGACCTTGAACAATCTCAGGGCTGCCATGCAAAGTACCGGCATCCTCTGCGCCGTCATGCTTGACACCAAG GGTCCCGAAATTCGAACCGGATTCTTAAAGGATGGGAAACCTGTTCACCTTAAGGAGGGCCAAGAAATTACAATCACAACTGATTATGTTATCAAGGGGGATGGGAATATGATCTCAATGAGCTACAAAAAGTTGGCTGTTGATCTCAAACCCGGGAACACCATTTTGTGTGCAGACGGTACAATCACTCTAACGGTTTTAGAATGTGATCCTTCTGCTGGAACTGTGAGATGTCGCTGTGAGAATACTGCTATGATTGGTGAACGGAAAAATGTCAACCTTCCTGGTGTTGTGGTGGATCTTCCCACGCTCACAGAGAAGGATAAGGAAGATATCTTAGGATGGGGAGTTCCCAACAATATCGATATGATTGCTCTTTCATTTGTACGCAAAGGGTCCGATCTTGTTAATGTCCGTAAGGTTCTTGGTCCCAATGCAAAGCAGATTCAATTGATGTCAAAG GTTGAGAACCAGGAGGGTGTCATTAACTTCGACGAGATCTTGCGTGAGACTGATGCATTTATGGTTGCACGTGGTGATCTTGGAATGGAGATTCCAGTGGAGAAGATCTTCCTAGCACAAAAGATGATGATATACAAGTGTAACCTAGCAGGCAAGCCAGTTGTTACTGCCACTCAAATGCTCGAGTCTATGATCAAGTCTCCAAGGCCAACCCGTGCTGAAGCAACTGATGTTGCCAACGCTGTCCTCGATGGTACTGATTGTGTCATGCTCAGCGGCGAGAGTGCTGCGGGAGCATACCCGGAGCTTGCCGTGAAAATCATGTCTCGAATTTGTATAGAGGCAGAATCCTCCCTTGACTATGGTGCGATCTTCAAAGAAATGATCCGATCAACCCCGCTTCCAATGAGCCCATTGGAAAGTCTCGCATCCTCAGCCGTACGAACAGCTAACAAAGCTAAAGCTACACTCATCGTTGTTCTAACACGCGGTGGAACAACTGCCAAGCTGGTTGCTAAGTACAGACCAGCCGTTCCCATCCTATCAGTGGTTGTCCCGGTATTGACAACGGATTCATTCGATTGGTCCTGCAGCGATGAACGGCCGGCAAGGCATAGTCTGATATACAGGGGCTTGATTCCGATACTGGCAGAAGGGTCAGCCAAGGCAACTGATGCTGAATCCACTGAGGTTATATTAGAAGCTGCAATGAAATCAGCTACAAAGAAGGGGCTATGCAAGCCTGGTGATGCCATTGTTGCACTTCACCGGATTGGTGCTGCCTCTGTTATTAAGATCTGCGTAGTGAAGTGA
- the LOC108463424 gene encoding transcription elongation factor SPT4 homolog 1-like has protein sequence MGTAPAQIPTSFGHELRACLRCRLVKTYDQFRESGCDNCPFFKMDGDNERVVDCTTPNFNGMISVMDPARSWAARWLRVGRFVPGCYTLAVSEALPEDLQALCEEVHVQYVPPKRV, from the exons ATGGGGACCGCGCCGGCGCAAATTCCGACGAGCTTCGGACACGAGCTCAGGGCTTGCCTTCGTTGCCGTCTCGTCAAAACATATGATCAG TTCAGAGAATCAGGATGCGATAACTGCCCATTCTTTAAGATGGATGGAGATAATGAGCGCGTCGTAGATTGCACTACTCCGAATTTCAATGG TATGATATCTGTGATGGACCCGGCTAGAAGTTGGGCTGCTCGTTGGCTGCGAGTTG GAAGATTTGTCCCTGGTTGTTACACTCTTGCAGTTTCAGAGGCACTTCCAGAGGACTTGCAG GCTTTATGCGAAGAAGTTCATGTGCAGTATGTGCCACCGAAACGGGTGTAA